One window of Sulfurospirillum sp. 1612 genomic DNA carries:
- a CDS encoding endonuclease MutS2, which yields MNALSSKLDLEEYLHVLSGYFARKKPLFIEGDSKIHYKFIKELMHITDIKASPEVANLDVPLAHLSKQGVLKIYEIYTFVQIINYFTYLKKILVEDRLGEWMRKIEIPDEIAEICQYFNEKGELKSTIDDTFLSIEQALSRIKEETAQALRRIMSNTKLSLYLVDRQVHYINNQEALLLRGGFNHVIKGSVLGRSSSGFFYIFPDAIASLKSKESALIDRKEELIYTYTKKISTIFSKYVKFLSFVNREFDRFDAYYARVMLAKEKDLEFVLAKKTNTITLHKFSHPALKDPKPISIDFSKHVLMITGVNAGGKTMFLKSILSAAFLSKYLLPMKIDANHSEIGAFKEINAILDDPQNVKNDISTFAGRMGEFSKLFSKKDTLVGIDEIELGTDADEAASLFKVIIENLIKKDIKIIITTHHKRLASLLATHESVQLLAAIYDEKNQRPTYEFINGTIGKSYAFETALRYKIPPAIIQEARTIYGEDKEKLNELIQKNIDLELQMRAQSRELDEKLKDVQKLKSALQDEKERSQREFENSTLKMQKSFNKAIQEAKEAIKSKDVKEGHRFLNKAHEFKKAAKNVTLSQKSEDLKIGDRVKYGNSKGVIQSIKKDIAMIDCDGITMRVPLVSLRRSGNPPTKPSRVMITKPRSNSGVTLDLHGLRADEAIEKLDKFLSDALINGFDEVLVYHGIGTGKLAYAVKNFLSTYPSLVSFGDAPAKMGGYGATLIRL from the coding sequence ATGAACGCACTCTCATCAAAACTTGATTTAGAAGAGTACCTTCACGTACTCTCAGGATATTTTGCCCGCAAAAAACCCCTGTTTATAGAGGGGGATTCTAAAATACATTATAAATTTATCAAGGAATTAATGCACATCACCGATATCAAAGCCTCGCCTGAAGTGGCAAATTTGGATGTTCCTTTGGCGCATTTAAGCAAGCAAGGGGTTTTGAAAATTTATGAAATTTATACTTTTGTGCAAATTATTAACTATTTTACGTATCTCAAAAAAATCCTAGTAGAAGATCGTCTAGGCGAATGGATGCGCAAAATTGAAATTCCTGATGAGATTGCTGAAATCTGCCAATACTTTAATGAAAAAGGGGAGTTAAAAAGTACCATAGATGATACCTTTCTCTCTATAGAACAAGCCCTTTCTAGAATCAAAGAAGAGACCGCACAAGCGCTTAGAAGGATTATGTCAAATACCAAACTCTCACTTTATCTTGTCGATAGACAAGTGCATTATATCAACAATCAAGAAGCCCTTTTACTGCGCGGTGGCTTTAATCATGTGATTAAAGGGAGTGTTTTGGGACGAAGTAGTAGTGGGTTTTTTTATATTTTCCCTGATGCCATAGCCTCATTGAAATCCAAAGAGAGTGCCTTGATTGACCGAAAAGAGGAGTTGATTTACACTTATACAAAGAAAATATCCACTATCTTTTCAAAATATGTAAAATTTTTATCGTTTGTTAATAGAGAATTTGACCGATTTGATGCTTATTATGCCCGTGTTATGTTGGCAAAAGAGAAAGATTTAGAGTTTGTACTAGCAAAAAAAACCAACACGATTACATTACATAAATTTTCACATCCCGCACTCAAAGATCCCAAACCTATCAGCATTGATTTTTCAAAACATGTTTTGATGATCACCGGAGTCAATGCCGGTGGAAAAACCATGTTCTTAAAATCGATACTGAGTGCAGCGTTTTTGAGTAAATATTTGTTGCCCATGAAAATTGATGCAAATCACTCAGAAATAGGTGCATTCAAAGAGATTAATGCTATTTTAGATGACCCTCAAAATGTCAAAAATGACATCTCAACTTTCGCAGGAAGAATGGGTGAATTTAGCAAATTATTTTCCAAAAAAGATACCTTGGTGGGCATCGATGAGATTGAGTTAGGTACTGATGCTGATGAAGCGGCGAGTTTGTTTAAAGTCATCATTGAAAATTTAATCAAAAAAGATATTAAAATCATTATTACGACGCATCACAAACGTTTGGCATCCTTGCTAGCTACTCATGAGAGTGTGCAACTTTTAGCCGCTATTTATGATGAAAAAAATCAAAGGCCGACGTATGAGTTCATCAATGGAACCATTGGAAAATCTTATGCTTTTGAGACCGCACTGCGATATAAAATTCCTCCTGCGATTATCCAAGAAGCACGCACGATTTATGGAGAAGATAAAGAAAAGCTCAATGAATTGATTCAGAAAAATATTGATTTAGAATTGCAAATGCGAGCACAATCTCGCGAACTTGATGAAAAGCTCAAAGATGTCCAAAAACTAAAATCAGCGCTTCAAGATGAAAAAGAACGCTCACAAAGAGAGTTTGAAAATTCAACGCTTAAAATGCAAAAGAGTTTCAACAAAGCAATTCAAGAGGCAAAAGAGGCGATTAAATCAAAAGATGTCAAAGAAGGGCATCGTTTCTTAAATAAAGCGCATGAATTCAAAAAAGCAGCAAAAAATGTTACTTTAAGTCAAAAAAGTGAAGATTTAAAAATCGGGGATCGTGTCAAATATGGTAATTCCAAAGGGGTGATTCAATCCATCAAAAAAGATATTGCGATGATTGATTGTGATGGTATTACGATGCGGGTTCCTTTAGTGAGTCTTCGAAGAAGTGGCAATCCTCCTACAAAACCCAGTCGCGTGATGATTACTAAGCCTCGTTCAAATAGTGGCGTAACACTTGATTTACACGGCCTTCGTGCCGATGAAGCAATCGAAAAATTAGACAAATTTTTATCAGATGCTTTGATTAACGGATTTGATGAGGTGCTTGTTTATCATGGTATTGGCACGGGAAAACTCGCGTATGCTGTCAAAAATTTTCTTTCCACCTATCCGAGTTTGGTCTCTTTTGGAGATGCTCCGGCTAAGATGGGAGGATATGGTGCTACATTGATACGGTTATGA
- the murC gene encoding UDP-N-acetylmuramate--L-alanine ligase, translating into MKKIHFVGIGGIGLSALARYLKQEGFEVSGSDVKATKITAKLEAEGIGVHLPHDRHNITDQDLVIYSAVIKDDNVELQESRRKGIMTLSRKDALPLILKDRRVFSVCGAHGKSTTSAMLASLVEGTVIIGAESKQFDTNMFYRAGNNIIFEADESDESFLNSNPYIAVVTNAEPEHMEHYNYDLVRFHKAYEQFLRSATIRVINAEDEFLASLNDLDAIRLYPSVDIKEVKTVIRDAEPFTSFILKDLGRFEVWGMGDHIVVDASLAILASLNEIDLESARKKIKNYRGIKKRFDIIEKQNNFTLIDDYGHHPTEIKATITSAKKYAKMMGLKTITAIWQPHKYSRTHDNLESFVECFESVDRLIILPVWSVGEPYVEINFEKEFQKYHPTFVQSLKKNLNSLELIDNDKIVGALDDGLVIGFGAGDITYQLRGIS; encoded by the coding sequence ATGAAAAAAATTCATTTTGTAGGAATCGGGGGCATTGGATTATCCGCATTGGCGAGATATTTGAAACAAGAAGGTTTTGAAGTGAGCGGTTCTGATGTCAAAGCGACCAAAATCACAGCCAAATTGGAAGCTGAAGGTATTGGTGTTCATTTACCTCATGATCGCCATAATATCACAGATCAAGATTTAGTCATCTACTCTGCGGTTATCAAAGATGACAATGTCGAACTTCAAGAATCAAGACGCAAAGGTATCATGACACTCTCTCGCAAAGATGCGCTTCCTTTGATACTCAAAGACCGACGTGTGTTTTCTGTGTGCGGTGCTCACGGCAAAAGTACGACCAGTGCGATGCTTGCCTCATTGGTCGAGGGGACGGTTATTATTGGTGCTGAGAGCAAACAGTTTGATACGAATATGTTCTATCGTGCTGGTAATAATATTATTTTTGAAGCCGATGAGAGTGATGAGAGCTTTTTGAATTCCAATCCTTATATTGCCGTGGTAACCAATGCGGAGCCTGAGCATATGGAACATTATAATTATGATTTGGTACGATTTCACAAAGCATATGAGCAATTTTTACGAAGTGCGACGATTCGCGTCATCAATGCAGAAGATGAATTTCTCGCCTCCTTAAATGATTTAGATGCGATTCGATTATATCCTAGTGTTGATATCAAAGAAGTCAAAACGGTGATTCGAGATGCGGAACCTTTCACCTCTTTTATCCTCAAAGATTTGGGCAGATTTGAAGTCTGGGGGATGGGTGACCATATCGTGGTAGATGCTTCGTTGGCAATTTTAGCGAGTTTGAATGAAATCGATTTGGAAAGTGCCCGAAAAAAGATAAAAAATTATCGAGGTATCAAAAAACGATTTGATATTATAGAAAAACAGAATAATTTTACTTTGATTGATGATTATGGACATCATCCCACAGAGATTAAAGCGACCATTACATCTGCTAAAAAATACGCCAAGATGATGGGTCTGAAAACAATCACGGCGATTTGGCAACCGCATAAATACTCTCGAACGCATGACAATTTGGAGAGTTTTGTAGAGTGTTTTGAATCGGTTGATCGATTGATTATCTTGCCGGTTTGGAGTGTCGGAGAGCCTTATGTGGAGATAAATTTTGAAAAAGAATTTCAAAAATACCATCCCACGTTTGTTCAATCTCTCAAAAAGAATCTGAATTCTTTGGAACTCATTGATAATGATAAAATTGTCGGTGCACTTGATGATGGATTGGTCATCGGTTTTGGTGCTGGCGATATCACTTATCAATTACGAGGTATATCATGA